One Alphaproteobacteria bacterium genomic window carries:
- a CDS encoding ABC transporter permease, producing MAYFSPLTQRRIRIFRHHRMAFPACVVFLSILILSSVAEFIANDKPLLILTAEKTYFPGALTYSEKDFGGELETTPDYRSAYFTTLMHEQKAWILWPIIRYSYNTIDENLSDIPPTAPDSNHYLGTDDQGRDVLARVIYSVRLSLYFGLILASLSTVIAIALGAIQGYYGGKIDIILQRFTEIWSGLPVLYIIIILGTFVTPSFWWLLLILLLFRWLSLVNLVRAEFLRGRNLGYVKAAKSMGIPNYLIITRHILPNAMISTITYLPFMINGSISLLTSLDFLGFGLPPGSPSLGEILSQGKNNLYAPWLGGVGFFVLATLLSILIFIGEGVRDAFDPRTSVDHTS from the coding sequence ATGGCGTATTTTTCTCCCCTCACCCAAAGGCGTATCCGTATTTTTCGTCACCACCGAATGGCTTTTCCTGCGTGCGTAGTCTTTCTGAGCATTCTTATTCTTTCCTCTGTTGCCGAGTTTATTGCAAATGATAAGCCACTGCTTATCCTAACAGCAGAAAAAACCTATTTTCCTGGTGCGCTTACCTATAGTGAAAAAGATTTCGGCGGAGAGTTGGAAACGACACCCGACTATCGCAGCGCGTATTTCACAACCCTTATGCATGAACAAAAAGCCTGGATTTTATGGCCAATTATTCGCTACTCGTATAACACGATTGACGAGAATCTTTCAGACATCCCTCCCACAGCTCCAGATAGCAATCATTACTTAGGAACAGACGATCAAGGGCGTGATGTCCTTGCTCGTGTTATTTACAGTGTGCGACTCTCCTTATATTTTGGCCTTATTCTTGCGTCTCTCTCAACGGTAATTGCTATAGCCTTAGGAGCCATTCAAGGTTACTACGGAGGAAAAATAGATATCATCCTTCAGCGTTTCACGGAAATTTGGTCAGGCCTTCCTGTGCTGTATATCATTATTATTCTGGGAACATTTGTAACACCTTCATTCTGGTGGCTTTTGTTGATTTTACTTCTTTTTCGCTGGTTAAGTCTTGTAAACCTTGTGCGGGCAGAGTTTTTGCGTGGACGAAATCTTGGATACGTAAAAGCCGCAAAAAGCATGGGTATTCCCAATTATTTGATTATAACCAGACACATTCTGCCTAACGCAATGATCTCCACAATCACCTATCTCCCCTTTATGATCAATGGGAGTATTTCCCTCCTAACATCACTTGATTTTCTGGGGTTTGGCCTTCCTCCGGGATCACCCTCTTTAGGAGAGATTCTTTCGCAAGGAAAAAATAATCTCTATGCACCCTGGTTGGGAGGGGTTGGATTTTTTGTGTTAGCTACCCTTTTATCCATTTTAATTTTTATTGGAGAGGGAGTGCGAGATGCTTTTGATCCCCGAACGTCTGTAGATCATACCTCATGA
- a CDS encoding ABC transporter ATP-binding protein, which produces MNKPLSSADILRIENLTISFRQPDGSVRRIIDDVSFTIKSGEITGLVGESGSGKSVCGYSILRLLPYPTAFHNSGTIYVGGMKVLDATINALDGQKILNPEHILSIRKHTARIIFQEPLSALNPLYTAGDQLMECITTIDPHCTATDKLQRAYSLLAQVELQNPCEIMGRYPHQLSGGQRQRLMIAMALSSDPQLLIADEPTTALDVTTQYHILNLLKNIQKRTGMAILFISHDLGVVKNFADHIVVMEAGHVVETGKTRIILTNPTHSYTQRLLDAHITGTRGTTNPLKPLLLDAKNLHLTYTKQGFFRKQAGHQALRNVSFSLRKGETLGVVGESGSGKTTLAFAIVRLVTATGVINLYKDGQKTDVLRLSSHELQHMRRTVQIVFQDPFTSLNPRMTVGDIICEGATLHTLFTDKNHRLERLSRILNDVGLDDSYEHRYPHELSGGQRQRVSIARSLILSPEIIILDEPTSALDRQVQKSILSLLRTLQDEKELSYIFISHDLNVVRYMAHELMIMKDGSVCEYGNAETIFTTPHHPYTQELLAASQAMTLI; this is translated from the coding sequence ATGAACAAGCCATTATCCTCTGCGGACATTTTGCGTATTGAAAATCTGACGATTAGTTTTCGTCAACCGGACGGATCGGTGCGTCGTATCATTGATGATGTTTCTTTTACAATAAAATCAGGGGAGATTACAGGACTCGTAGGTGAAAGTGGATCAGGAAAGTCCGTCTGTGGATATAGCATCTTGCGGCTCTTGCCATACCCCACTGCTTTTCACAACAGTGGGACCATCTATGTCGGTGGCATGAAGGTTCTGGATGCAACAATAAATGCTCTGGACGGACAGAAAATTCTGAATCCTGAGCATATATTAAGTATTCGCAAACACACGGCGCGCATTATTTTTCAAGAACCCCTTTCAGCACTAAACCCCCTATACACCGCGGGGGACCAACTGATGGAATGTATTACCACTATCGATCCCCATTGTACTGCCACGGATAAGTTACAACGGGCTTATAGCCTTTTAGCCCAGGTTGAGTTGCAGAACCCTTGTGAGATCATGGGCCGCTACCCGCATCAACTTTCAGGCGGACAACGCCAACGATTGATGATTGCTATGGCATTAAGCAGTGATCCTCAGTTACTCATCGCAGACGAGCCGACAACAGCACTTGATGTCACAACGCAATACCATATTCTTAATCTGCTCAAAAACATCCAAAAGCGCACCGGGATGGCTATCTTATTTATTAGCCATGATCTTGGTGTTGTGAAAAATTTTGCTGATCATATTGTCGTCATGGAAGCGGGGCATGTGGTTGAGACAGGTAAAACGCGCATTATTCTAACAAACCCCACACATTCCTACACACAACGGTTGCTTGATGCCCATATCACAGGTACACGCGGCACCACCAATCCCCTAAAACCGCTTCTTCTGGATGCAAAAAATTTACATTTGACCTATACAAAGCAGGGTTTTTTTCGAAAGCAGGCAGGCCATCAAGCTCTGCGCAATGTGAGTTTTTCTTTGAGAAAGGGTGAAACCTTGGGTGTTGTGGGTGAAAGTGGCTCTGGCAAAACAACATTAGCCTTTGCGATTGTTCGCTTGGTGACAGCCACAGGGGTGATCAATCTTTATAAGGACGGACAAAAAACTGACGTTTTACGCCTAAGTTCTCATGAATTACAGCACATGCGCCGTACCGTGCAAATTGTTTTTCAAGATCCCTTCACCTCTTTAAATCCCCGCATGACTGTGGGAGATATTATCTGCGAAGGGGCAACATTACACACACTGTTTACGGATAAAAACCACCGTCTCGAAAGGCTATCTCGCATACTCAACGATGTTGGGCTCGATGATAGTTATGAGCATCGCTACCCACATGAGCTTTCAGGCGGACAGCGTCAACGTGTTTCTATCGCGCGGAGTCTTATTTTAAGTCCAGAAATTATTATTCTTGATGAACCAACGTCTGCGCTTGATCGGCAAGTACAAAAAAGTATCCTTTCTTTGTTGCGCACGCTCCAAGATGAAAAAGAATTAAGCTATATTTTTATCAGCCATGACTTGAATGTTGTGCGCTATATGGCACATGAATTAATGATTATGAAAGATGGAAGCGTTTGCGAGTATGGTAATGCCGAGACGATTTTTACCACACCCCATCATCCTTACACGCAGGAATTATTAGCCGCCTCACAGGCTATGACACTTATATAG
- the recO gene encoding DNA repair protein RecO — MEWQDEGVCVQLRRLGESKFCAVFFTRENGLHRGVVRHNRRAPLQVGTVCELTWKARLCEHMGTWTRVEVLENTAVHILDSAAKALSLASACELLTKLMPERQAHELMYLGLVAFLQELQTTGWLNVYAHLEALLLKDIGFGMEWGMCAVTKRCDGLHYISPVTGNAVTQEGACGYEDRLLQYPHTTPEKLAVFLGLFSRYYERYFPRSVFPFVRTSLQDSI; from the coding sequence ATGGAGTGGCAGGATGAGGGGGTCTGTGTCCAATTACGGCGCCTTGGTGAATCCAAGTTTTGTGCTGTATTTTTTACCCGTGAAAATGGTCTTCACCGAGGTGTTGTGCGTCATAACCGTAGGGCTCCTTTGCAGGTGGGGACAGTGTGTGAACTAACATGGAAAGCCAGACTTTGTGAGCACATGGGGACTTGGACGCGTGTGGAAGTACTGGAAAATACGGCAGTGCACATCCTTGATAGTGCGGCAAAAGCGCTGAGTCTCGCGAGTGCCTGTGAGCTTTTAACCAAACTAATGCCTGAGCGTCAAGCGCATGAACTGATGTATCTCGGGCTTGTCGCTTTTTTGCAGGAACTACAAACGACAGGATGGCTGAATGTATATGCTCATCTTGAGGCTCTTTTGCTGAAAGACATTGGATTTGGTATGGAGTGGGGCATGTGTGCGGTAACCAAAAGGTGCGATGGCCTGCACTACATTTCCCCCGTTACTGGGAACGCTGTTACGCAAGAAGGGGCCTGTGGATATGAAGATAGGCTTTTGCAATACCCCCATACGACACCTGAAAAGCTCGCGGTATTTCTGGGCCTTTTTTCCCGTTATTACGAACGTTATTTTCCCCGTAGTGTTTTTCCATTTGTGCGTACGAGCCTTCAAGATTCTATATAA
- the rnc gene encoding ribonuclease III, with product MSDTLHNLCAVLGVTFRDTSLLRTAITHSSLASSMVSYERLEFVGDRVLGLAMAELLYRQFPSDSEGALARRHAQLVRSETLAAIARSLGFGNFIRMAPGEESTGGRDKDSLLSDALEAIVAAIYFDQGLDTAKCFVERHWKPYFNEPLLIPKDFKTALQETVQAQGYAPPVYEIIKADGPAHAPNFTVRAQVDRLGTAAGVGPSKRKAEQAAAQNFFTTFKDKL from the coding sequence TTGTCGGATACTTTACATAACCTTTGTGCTGTTCTAGGGGTCACGTTTCGTGATACTTCTTTGTTGCGTACTGCAATTACACACTCAAGTTTGGCAAGTAGTATGGTGTCTTACGAACGTCTTGAGTTTGTGGGTGATCGTGTGCTTGGCCTTGCCATGGCTGAATTGCTTTACAGGCAATTTCCCTCAGACTCTGAGGGTGCGCTTGCCCGCCGTCATGCACAACTCGTTCGTTCTGAAACACTGGCAGCTATTGCCCGTTCGTTGGGCTTTGGAAATTTTATTCGTATGGCTCCGGGTGAAGAGAGCACAGGTGGACGTGATAAGGACTCACTTCTCTCGGATGCTCTCGAAGCCATTGTTGCAGCTATTTATTTTGATCAGGGACTTGATACGGCGAAGTGTTTTGTTGAGCGTCATTGGAAACCTTACTTTAATGAACCGTTATTGATACCGAAAGATTTCAAAACAGCTCTTCAAGAGACCGTTCAGGCCCAGGGGTATGCCCCTCCTGTGTATGAAATTATTAAAGCAGATGGTCCGGCGCATGCGCCTAATTTTACTGTACGCGCACAGGTTGATCGTTTGGGAACCGCTGCTGGTGTGGGCCCATCCAAACGTAAGGCAGAACAAGCAGCTGCACAGAATTTTTTTACTACATTTAAGGATAAACTATGA
- the lepB gene encoding signal peptidase I, producing the protein MSSIQKQPNQVIGFAKTLSVLLLIRTFFFSPHIIPSGSMYPTLEVGDYIVLSRAYYGYGKANVPLSAFSFKGRFFNKPPTRGEVVVFRVAKDDDADYIKRLVGLPGDAIQMIGGVLHINGKSVDLKRLPDYRYRDETGVTSVVAQFEETLPNGVKHRILKHEPFGRGYYDNTDVFYVPEGHYFMMGDNRDRSKDSRHMGVVGFVSEEALIGKPEFMFYSKKVFGKPPFFGWFMPWTWFQGVRPERFFQRIK; encoded by the coding sequence GTGAGTAGTATACAAAAACAACCAAATCAAGTGATTGGATTTGCTAAGACCCTTAGTGTTTTACTGCTTATTCGTACGTTTTTTTTCTCACCGCATATCATTCCTTCAGGATCTATGTATCCGACTCTTGAGGTTGGGGACTATATTGTTCTGTCACGGGCTTATTATGGATATGGCAAAGCCAATGTTCCTTTATCTGCCTTTTCATTTAAGGGCCGTTTTTTTAACAAACCGCCTACGCGTGGTGAAGTTGTCGTCTTTCGTGTGGCAAAGGACGATGATGCTGATTATATCAAGCGTTTGGTGGGTTTACCGGGTGATGCAATACAAATGATAGGTGGTGTTTTGCATATTAATGGTAAATCAGTAGACCTTAAGCGGTTGCCAGACTATCGTTATCGAGATGAAACAGGTGTTACGTCAGTTGTCGCTCAGTTTGAGGAGACCTTACCCAACGGGGTGAAGCATCGTATTTTAAAACATGAGCCCTTTGGCCGTGGATATTACGATAACACTGATGTGTTCTATGTTCCTGAGGGTCATTACTTTATGATGGGTGATAATCGTGATCGTTCAAAAGACAGTCGTCATATGGGTGTCGTAGGTTTCGTTTCGGAAGAAGCCCTGATTGGCAAGCCGGAGTTTATGTTCTATAGCAAAAAAGTCTTTGGAAAACCCCCCTTTTTTGGATGGTTTATGCCGTGGACGTGGTTTCAAGGGGTTCGTCCCGAGCGTTTCTTTCAACGTATTAAGTAG
- a CDS encoding ABC transporter substrate-binding protein, with translation MLICCINEQFCKHGVSTHGPLKYGKSFTHFDYVNPHAPKGGDLRMGIQGTFNSLNPFILKGTPAAGMTPLHTSFVFASLTTKSDDEAASEYCLIAQNITRSADNTWVDFHLRKEATFSDGTPILADDVVFSFTTFMTKGSPIFRQYYKGISHAEAIGKRHVRFHIDDKKNAELPVIIGHMPIISKNFYTSHDFATDTTTLPIGSGPYRVASVTMGKEIIYERIPNWWGADLPVARGRFNVDKVHMIYMMDDSVLFEAFKAGNLNFRMETSTQRWEKGYRFAAITRGDAVKQLITIAPFAGCSVLYMNTRRTPLDDIHLRRALQASFDFPTINRNYFAGHNRDARSYFAGSKFEGNGPLSPKERHIIKELKLTGLPDGYEGSFYPMGTHTDQRARLLTAQKILTKAGYTLRSGKLFAPGSSAPVTLTVTYIAGQGSIEKILQSIQRNALRLGITLQLHPCETPQAVRKQNTFDFDLIVGTSVQSLSPANEQRDFWGCSAAKTEGSGNVSGICQPSIDILIDHIIDATDHERLVPRIQLLDRLLLHWYIGVPLWHVPNIKLATHKTIKIPRTIGKASHFDIMSVWIEGNEKAC, from the coding sequence ATGCTAATATGCTGTATCAATGAACAATTCTGTAAGCACGGTGTATCAACGCATGGACCCCTGAAATATGGAAAAAGCTTTACACACTTTGATTATGTAAACCCCCACGCCCCCAAGGGAGGGGATTTGCGTATGGGTATCCAAGGAACATTTAATAGCCTCAATCCTTTCATTTTGAAAGGAACACCAGCAGCAGGAATGACCCCCCTTCATACAAGTTTTGTTTTTGCAAGTTTAACAACAAAATCTGATGATGAGGCCGCATCGGAATATTGTCTCATTGCTCAAAACATTACTCGTTCTGCCGACAATACCTGGGTAGATTTTCACCTGCGCAAGGAAGCTACCTTCAGCGATGGAACACCTATTTTAGCGGATGATGTTGTTTTTAGTTTTACAACCTTCATGACAAAAGGAAGTCCCATTTTTCGCCAATACTACAAAGGTATTTCACATGCTGAAGCTATTGGTAAGCGACATGTGCGCTTTCATATCGATGATAAAAAAAATGCTGAGCTTCCCGTGATTATTGGACATATGCCTATCATCAGCAAAAACTTCTACACCAGTCACGATTTTGCAACTGATACAACAACGCTCCCGATTGGCAGTGGTCCCTATCGCGTTGCCTCTGTTACTATGGGAAAAGAGATTATATATGAGCGTATACCCAACTGGTGGGGGGCAGATTTGCCCGTAGCCCGTGGACGTTTCAACGTCGACAAAGTCCACATGATTTATATGATGGACGATAGTGTTCTTTTTGAGGCTTTCAAAGCCGGGAATCTCAACTTCCGCATGGAAACATCAACACAGCGATGGGAAAAGGGGTATAGGTTTGCTGCCATCACCCGTGGTGATGCTGTCAAACAATTAATCACGATTGCTCCTTTCGCAGGGTGTTCCGTCCTTTATATGAACACACGCCGCACACCCCTTGATGATATTCATCTCCGTCGCGCCCTACAGGCCTCTTTTGATTTCCCTACGATAAATCGCAACTATTTTGCCGGACACAACCGAGACGCGCGCAGTTACTTTGCAGGGTCTAAATTTGAAGGAAATGGACCCTTGTCTCCCAAAGAGCGTCACATTATCAAAGAGCTTAAACTTACAGGTCTCCCCGATGGTTATGAAGGTTCATTTTATCCTATGGGCACCCACACAGACCAACGTGCCCGCTTATTAACCGCACAAAAAATTCTTACAAAAGCCGGATATACACTACGATCAGGAAAGCTTTTTGCGCCCGGATCATCAGCACCCGTTACGCTGACGGTGACATATATCGCCGGACAAGGGAGCATAGAAAAAATCCTGCAAAGTATTCAACGCAATGCTCTACGATTAGGGATTACCCTCCAGTTACATCCGTGCGAGACCCCACAGGCTGTGCGCAAACAAAACACTTTTGACTTTGATCTGATCGTAGGTACTTCTGTACAAAGCCTTTCGCCAGCCAATGAGCAACGGGATTTTTGGGGGTGTTCTGCCGCTAAAACAGAAGGATCAGGGAACGTGAGCGGAATTTGTCAGCCCTCGATTGATATATTAATCGACCACATCATTGATGCGACAGACCATGAGAGGCTTGTGCCACGCATACAGTTGCTCGATAGACTTCTGTTGCACTGGTATATTGGCGTGCCTTTATGGCATGTTCCGAACATCAAGCTTGCTACCCACAAAACCATAAAAATTCCTCGAACCATTGGAAAAGCCTCTCATTTTGACATCATGAGTGTCTGGATAGAAGGAAACGAAAAAGCATGCTAG
- the rmuC gene encoding DNA recombination protein RmuC, with protein MILFFCISILSLWLYIRLHKTKQKLAQLHLESTLEKQSLNDRIVFLNQAQEQLSQTFQSLSANALERNNSSFLTLAKSTLEQYTTQATGTLAHKEQAIQHLVDPIKQSLTTMAAKLEELEKSRVGAYEGLKQQVASLIETQQDLRKETVHLSTALKSPNIRGRWGEIQLKRVVELAGLSEHCDFHEQTHISTEDGTLRPDMVVHLPGKKSLIIDAKVPLNSYLEGLECQKPSERTVKFTEHARSLRNHINALGRKAYWQHNTTTITPDFTVLFLPGDTFLSTALEYDPRLIEDSIQKQVIIATPGTLIALLHGVAYSWRQEALSDNAKRIAQLGSELYKRMGDMTSHFQKVGTSLDSAVNAYNRTIGSLETRVMPSARKFKELQVISDTYEISSLAPVDKISRALSTPERGVSMNPQTQNLEASGK; from the coding sequence ATGATTTTATTTTTCTGCATAAGTATATTAAGCTTATGGCTTTACATTCGTCTTCATAAAACAAAGCAAAAGCTGGCACAGTTACACCTAGAATCTACCCTTGAAAAACAGAGCTTAAACGACCGAATTGTCTTTCTCAACCAAGCACAGGAGCAGCTTTCACAAACCTTTCAATCTCTTTCGGCAAATGCTCTGGAACGAAATAACTCTTCGTTTTTAACACTGGCAAAGTCAACCCTTGAGCAGTACACGACCCAAGCAACAGGAACTCTTGCGCACAAAGAACAGGCCATTCAACATCTGGTAGATCCTATCAAACAATCGCTGACAACAATGGCTGCTAAACTGGAGGAGTTAGAAAAGTCTCGCGTAGGCGCTTATGAGGGTTTAAAACAACAAGTTGCTAGTTTAATCGAAACACAGCAAGATTTGCGCAAAGAGACAGTTCATCTTTCAACAGCGCTCAAGTCACCCAATATTCGTGGGCGCTGGGGCGAAATACAACTCAAGCGTGTTGTAGAGTTGGCGGGTTTAAGCGAACACTGTGACTTTCATGAGCAAACGCATATTTCTACCGAGGACGGAACGCTACGACCTGACATGGTTGTGCATTTACCAGGGAAAAAATCCTTGATTATTGATGCAAAAGTACCCCTCAACTCGTACCTTGAAGGACTTGAGTGCCAGAAACCATCCGAGAGAACTGTAAAATTCACAGAACATGCTCGGTCGTTGCGTAACCATATCAACGCGTTAGGACGCAAAGCCTACTGGCAACATAACACCACAACCATCACGCCTGATTTTACCGTTTTGTTTCTTCCCGGGGATACCTTTTTATCAACAGCCCTAGAGTATGATCCAAGACTTATTGAAGATAGTATTCAAAAACAGGTCATCATCGCAACACCAGGAACGCTCATCGCCCTCTTGCACGGCGTTGCTTATTCGTGGAGACAAGAGGCCCTGAGCGATAACGCCAAACGCATTGCACAGTTAGGAAGTGAGCTCTATAAACGCATGGGCGATATGACCAGTCATTTTCAAAAAGTTGGGACATCCTTAGATTCTGCAGTTAACGCTTATAACCGCACAATTGGGAGTCTTGAAACACGGGTTATGCCCTCCGCACGTAAATTTAAGGAACTACAAGTCATTTCTGACACCTATGAAATTTCTTCTCTTGCACCCGTTGACAAAATATCACGAGCCCTCAGCACTCCTGAAAGGGGGGTATCGATGAATCCACAAACACAAAACCTTGAAGCTTCAGGAAAATAA
- the era gene encoding GTPase Era, which translates to MNNQTKCGFVAIVGLPNAGKSTLTNALVGAKVSIATRRVQTTRHKIRGIICVDKAQLVFIDTPGIFDPTKNLEKAMVKAALSSIYDVDCVLVVVDTPLLKHTKAEVDTLITRVQNAKIPFAIVLNKIDALNTAQDVLPLIAYYADTYQATHVFPVSARKEDNVENLKKTLIEMIPEGPWMYPEDQLSDQPEQLMAEEITRKYLIEQLGQELPYQLMVQTEKFVRRTKKIKTATVSDITIHQNIVVGREPHKKMVIGSKGEKLKGLGLIIRRELKNFLGCEVHLFLNVKVDPKWRDKRDYYDYLGLDFPAN; encoded by the coding sequence ATGAATAATCAGACCAAATGTGGTTTTGTGGCGATTGTTGGCCTTCCTAATGCAGGGAAATCAACGTTAACCAATGCGCTTGTGGGTGCAAAGGTCAGTATTGCCACACGACGCGTTCAAACCACGCGCCATAAAATACGAGGGATTATTTGTGTGGATAAGGCACAACTTGTTTTTATTGACACACCAGGTATTTTTGATCCCACAAAAAACCTTGAAAAAGCAATGGTTAAGGCGGCCCTTTCAAGTATCTATGACGTTGATTGTGTGCTTGTGGTGGTTGATACTCCTCTTCTCAAACATACGAAGGCGGAGGTAGACACCCTTATCACGCGGGTACAGAATGCAAAAATCCCCTTTGCTATTGTTCTGAATAAAATTGATGCATTGAACACAGCTCAGGATGTTCTACCTCTGATTGCCTACTATGCTGATACGTATCAAGCAACCCATGTTTTTCCTGTTTCCGCACGCAAAGAAGACAATGTAGAGAACCTTAAAAAAACCTTGATTGAAATGATTCCAGAGGGACCATGGATGTATCCTGAGGATCAATTGTCTGATCAGCCAGAACAGCTTATGGCGGAGGAAATCACCCGGAAATATTTGATAGAACAATTAGGACAAGAGCTTCCGTATCAGTTAATGGTCCAAACAGAAAAATTTGTGCGACGAACAAAAAAGATAAAAACTGCTACTGTGAGTGATATTACGATCCATCAAAATATTGTTGTTGGTAGAGAGCCTCATAAAAAGATGGTGATTGGCTCAAAAGGAGAAAAACTCAAAGGATTAGGTCTTATAATTCGTCGTGAACTGAAAAATTTTTTAGGCTGTGAAGTTCATTTATTTCTGAATGTGAAGGTTGATCCGAAGTGGCGTGATAAAAGAGACTATTATGATTATCTTGGCCTTGATTTTCCCGCGAACTAA
- the yejB gene encoding microcin C ABC transporter permease YejB, translating to MLASYILRRLLLIIPTLWAIITLNFLIVQFAPGGPVEQAIVHMQGLRSDEGKALSGGSPAGSTMHTYAGSGGVDPEIIKELERMYGFDKPAHQRYWLMIRNYMSFDLGKSYYKNNTVLGLIKEKLPTSITLGFWSTLLIYLIAVPLGIAKARYHKSRFDRVTSGLVAITYAIPSFLFAILLIVFLAGGSYFSCFPLRGIVSDNWATLPWYEKITDYIWHIILPITSLVLGGFAALTMLIKNSFIEEISKPYVLTARAKGLTERDIIRNHVLRNAALVLISHLPATLVGLFFTGTFLVEVIFSLDGLGLLGFESAVNRDYPVVFGTLYIFTLLSLVLHLLSDILYALVDPRIDFNKMET from the coding sequence ATGCTAGCCTCCTATATTCTTCGGCGATTGCTGCTAATTATTCCTACACTCTGGGCAATCATCACACTGAACTTTTTGATCGTTCAGTTTGCGCCTGGTGGGCCTGTAGAACAGGCTATCGTTCACATGCAAGGGTTAAGATCAGATGAAGGAAAAGCACTCTCAGGAGGATCACCTGCCGGTTCCACCATGCACACCTACGCTGGATCAGGGGGTGTTGATCCTGAAATTATTAAAGAGCTTGAGCGGATGTATGGCTTTGATAAACCAGCGCACCAACGATATTGGTTGATGATTCGCAACTATATGTCATTTGATCTGGGGAAAAGTTATTATAAAAACAACACTGTTTTAGGGCTTATTAAGGAAAAGCTCCCGACTTCTATCACACTAGGGTTTTGGTCAACGCTCTTGATTTATCTTATTGCTGTTCCCTTAGGGATTGCAAAGGCCCGTTATCACAAATCTCGTTTTGATAGAGTGACGAGTGGTCTTGTTGCCATTACCTATGCGATTCCCAGTTTTCTTTTTGCTATTTTGTTAATTGTTTTTCTTGCTGGAGGTTCCTATTTCAGCTGTTTTCCCTTACGTGGTATTGTTTCAGATAACTGGGCGACACTTCCTTGGTATGAAAAAATTACTGATTATATTTGGCATATCATTCTTCCGATTACCTCATTAGTGTTGGGTGGATTTGCGGCACTTACCATGCTCATTAAAAACTCTTTTATTGAGGAAATCAGCAAACCATATGTTCTTACTGCACGAGCAAAGGGCTTAACCGAACGCGATATCATACGTAACCACGTTCTTCGCAATGCAGCACTCGTTTTGATTTCACATCTGCCTGCCACGCTTGTGGGACTATTCTTCACGGGGACATTTCTCGTTGAGGTTATTTTTTCACTTGATGGGCTGGGTCTCCTAGGTTTTGAATCGGCAGTTAACCGTGACTATCCCGTTGTTTTTGGAACGCTTTATATTTTTACATTACTGAGTCTTGTGTTACACCTGTTGAGCGACATTTTGTACGCCCTTGTTGACCCTCGGATTGACTTTAATAAGATGGAGACATAA